Proteins encoded together in one Astatotilapia calliptera chromosome 7, fAstCal1.2, whole genome shotgun sequence window:
- the nefma gene encoding neurofilament, medium polypeptide a, which yields MSYPVDTVGSPFRRTMDTRTTSYGYSRSSGTPSSGFRSQSWSRASPGSTVTTSYKRSVNMPATRAYSSAVLSSADSVDYSQTSILNGDYKRSNEKEQLQGLNDRFVVYIDKVHYLEQQNKQIEAEIQALRHKQVSRSQMDDLYDQELRELRELLEQIHHDKAQIQLDTDHIDEDIQRIRDRFEEEARIREETEAIIRVLKKDMSDSELVKSELEKKVQSLQDEIAFIRNNHEEEVSDLIAQIQASQVTVERKDLQKADITEALREIRSELEGHSNQNLQQVENWFMCRYVKLTEAAEQNKDAIKSARDEIADYRRQLQSKTVELESVRGTRDSLERQLNDIEDRHNSDLASLQETIHQLDNELKSTKWEMARHLREYQDLLNVKMALDIEIAAYRKLLEGEETHFSTFPYRQTVTTTKISKPKSEPTKLKVQHKFVEEIIEETRVEDEKAEMDEALAELAQELSATQEGEEGEEEEGEEKAEGEEAEGEVEEGEGEEGGEAEEEVVAVTEAKVSSSAPSKEEEEDEKGGDEGEEGEGEGGEDEKEEEAEGEGGEGEDEGEKGDDAEGGDEEGEGGGEEEEVEETMLCTKAPESKASPDKEKAGDKEGSGEEEGAGAEEESGDQDEDAGSDKASKSGDEKEEKEDAGKKGDEKKGKDEPDSEPAVTQTEAPKTEATKAEAKKEDAPKSEETKPEFPKKEEAPKTEGSKPDSPKSDSPKPASPKSESPRPASPKSESPKPASPKSESPRPASPKSESPKPASPKSESPKPESPKSESPKPASPKAESPKEASPKSSSPKAESPKTETAKPEAPKSTEDKTEKKSEPTEEKKVEKKDVAMNGDIDKSSPEEKEKKDEGKEADVITNGVDESPVKEDGSQKVVITKTVETITTGEDGSKHVIKSVTVTETVKEAEEMLQEKLVSTKKTEKHSTQSIKQVTESE from the exons ATGAGTTACCCGGTGGACACTGTAGGGAGTCCCTTCAGGAGAACTATGGATACCAGAACGACCAGCTATGGCTACAGCCGCTCCAGCGGCACCCCCTCCAGCGGCTTTCGGTCCCAGTCCTGGTCCCGGGCCAGTCCCGGCTCCACCGTGACCACGTCTTACAAGAGGAGCGTGAATATGCCGGCAACCCGGGCATACAGCTCAGCTGTGCTGAGCTCCGCCGACAGCGTTGATTATAGTCAAACCTCTATCCTGAACGGAGACTACAAGCGTTCTAACGAGAAAGAGCAACTTCAAGGGCTCAATGACCGGTTTGTTGTTTACATTGACAAGGTGCACTACCTGGAGCAGCAGAACAAGCAGATCGAGGCGGAGATCCAGGCACTGCGGCACAAACAGGTGTCGCGCTCCCAGATGGACGACCTCTATGACCAGGAGCTGCGGGAGCTACGGGAGCTGCTGGAGCAAATCCACCATGACAAGGCACAAATTCAGCTCGACACGGACCACATCGACGAGGACATCCAGCGGATCAGAGACCGCTTTGAAGAAGAAGCTCGCATCCGAGAGGAGACAGAGGCCATAATCCGTGTCCTGAAGAAGGACATGAGCGACTCGGAGTTGGTAAAGTCTGAGTTGGAGAAGAAAGTTCAGTCGCTGCAGGATGAAATCGCCTTCATCCGCAACAATCACGAGGAAGAAGTCAGCGACCTCATCGCCCAGAttcaggcgtctcaggtgacagtggaaaggaaagacCTCCAGAAGGCTGACATCACCGAGGCTCTCCGGGAGATTCGAAGCGAACTGGAGGGCCACTCCAAccagaacctgcagcaggtggaaaacTGGTTCATGTGCCGCTACGTCAAGCTGACCGAGGCTGCAGAGCAAAACAAGGACGCCATAAAGTCCGCCCGTGACGAGATAGCCGACTATCGCCGTCAGCTGCAGTCCAAGACGGTGGAGCTGGAGTCCGTCCGCGGTACAAGAGACTCACTGGAGAGACAGCTTAATGACATCGAGGACCGCCACAACAGCGACCTGGCCAGCCTGCAG GAAACAATTCACCAGCTGGATAATGAGCTCAAGAGCACCAAATGGGAGATGGCTCGTCACCTGCGCGAGTACCAGGACCTGCTCAATGTCAAGATGGCCTTAGACATTGAAATAGCTGCATACAG GAAACTCCTAGAGGGTGAGGAGACCCACTTCAGCACTTTTCCTTACCGCCAGACTGTCACCACCACTAAAATCTCTAAGCCTAAGTCGGAGCCCACAAAGCTTAAGGTGCAGCACAAGTTTGTGGAGGAGATCATTGAGGAGACAAGGGTTGAGGATGAGAAGGCTGAAATGGATGAGGCCCTGGCAGAGCTAGCGCAAGAGCTCTCTGCCACACAGGAAGGagaggagggtgaagaggaagaaggggaGGAGAAGGCAGAGGGAGAGGAAGCAGAGGGTGAGGTggaagagggagaaggagaggagggaggagaagcagaagaagaagtcGTAGCTGTCACTGAAGCCAAAGTTAGCTCAAGTGCGCCCAgcaaggaggaagaggaggatgaaaaAGGTGGTGATGAGGGagaagagggagagggagaaggtGGTGAGGATGAgaaggaagaagaagcagagggaGAAGGTGGTGAGGGTGAGGATGAGGGAGAAAAGGGGGATGATGCAGAGGGAGGTGATGaagaaggagagggaggaggagaggaggaagaagttgAGGAGACAATGTTGTGCACCAAAGCTCCAGAGTCTAAAGCCTCTCCTGACAAAGAGAAGGCTGGAGACAAAGAGGGCAGTGGAGAAGAGGAGGGAGCAGGTGCTGAAGAAGAGAGTGGAGATCAGGATGAAGATGCAGGTAGTGACAAAGCATCCAAAAGTGGAGAtgagaaggaggaaaaagaggatGCAGGCAAAAAGGGAGATGAGAAGAAGGGAAAAGATGAGCCAGACTCAGAACCAGCTGTAACCCAGACAGAGGCTCCAAAAACTGAAGCTACAAAGGCCGAGGCCAAGAAAGAAGATGCTCCTAAATCTGAGGAAACAAAACCTGAATTTccaaagaaagaagaagctcCCAAAACAGAGGGATCAAAACCTGACTCTCCAAAGTCAGATTCCCCAAAGCCTGCGTCTCCCAAATCTGAATCCCCTAGGCCTGCCTCCCCCAAGTCTGAATCCCCTAAGCCTGCCTCCCCCAAGTCTGAATCTCCTAGACCTGCCTCCCCCAAGTCTGAATCCCCTAAGCCTGCCTCCCCCAAGTCTGAATCACCAAAACCAGAGTCTCCTAAATCTGAATCTCCCAAGCCTGCTTCTCCTAAAGCAGAGTCTCCAAAAGAAGCATCCCCAAAATCTAGCTCCCCAAAAGCTGAATCCCCAAAGACCGAGACCGCAAAGCCTGAGGCTCCTAAAAGCACTGAAGACAAGACTGAGAAAAAGAGCGAGccaacagaagagaagaaagttGAAAAGAAAGATGTTGCCATGAACGGTGACATAGACAAGAGTAGCCctgaggagaaagagaagaaggatgaaggaaaagaagctGATGTGATCACCAACGGCGTAGACGAGAGTCCTGTCAAGGAAGACGGCAGCCAGAAGGTTGTGATCACCAAGACCGTGGAGACAATCACCACCGGAGAGGATGGGTCAAAGCATGTCATCAAGTCCGTCACTGTGACCGAAACAGTGAAGGAGGCGGAAGAGATGCTGCAGGAGAAACTGGTCTCTACTAAGAAGACCGAGAAACACTCCACTCAGTCCATCAAGCAGGTGACGGAGAGTGAGTGA
- the LOC113027374 gene encoding uncharacterized protein LOC113027374 produces MKQIYRVPFERNSDRVKDLRYQYVNRIMALEGHETPHILVFVDEAGFNLAKGQRRGRNIIGHRATVDVPGQRGGNITMCAAISENGVATHIPSLGPYNTHKLLIFLDRLYTDFIPENERGLIGPHLPIHVIVWDNVNFHHSPLIRSWFATHPRMVMGFLPPYSPFLNPIEEFFSAWSWRVYEHHAQDQPFLLHAMDAGDGCGMHAVSSLVALLEKVSAVMWTRICGQTDNSV; encoded by the exons ATGAAACAAATCTACAGGGTACCATTTGAGAGGAACTCTGACCGAGTGAAGGATCTGCGCTACCAGTATGTAAAT AGAATAATGGCATTGGAAGGACATGAGACCCCTCACATCCTGGTGTTCGTGGATGAAGCTGGCTTCAACCTGGCCAAGGGCCAAAGACGTGGCCGTAATATTATTGGCCACCGGGCCACAGTGGATGTCCCAGGTCAGCGAGGGGGCAATATAACTATGTGTGCTGCCATTTCTGAGAATGGTGTGGCCACTCACATCCCCAGTCTTGGCCCATACAACACACACAAGCTCCTCATCTTCTTGGATCGCCTTTATACCGATTTTATCCCTGAAAATGAGAGAGGTCTCATAGGGCCTCACCTACCCATTCATGTAATTGTGTGGGACAATGTCAATTTCCACCATAGCCCACTCATTAGGAGCTGGTTTGCAACGCATCCAAGGATGGTCATGGGGTTCCTACCACCTTACTCTCCTTTCCTCAATCCGATAGAGGAGTTTTTCTCTGCTTGGAGCTGGAGAGTGTATGAGCATCATGCTCAGGATCAGCCATTTCTGCTCCATGCTATGGACGCAGGGGATGGTTGCGGCATGCACGCCGTGTCTTCCCTCGTTGCATTGCTAGAGAAAGTATCCGCTGTGATGTGGACGAGAATCTGTGGCCAGACGGACAACAGCGTGTAA